A region from the Benincasa hispida cultivar B227 chromosome 8, ASM972705v1, whole genome shotgun sequence genome encodes:
- the LOC120082540 gene encoding mitogen-activated protein kinase 9 isoform X3, producing MLHHPNIVEIKHIMLPPSQREFKDIYLVFELMKSDLHHVIKANNDLSPRQHKFFLYQLLSGLKYIHAANVLHRDLKPKNILANADCRLKICDFGLARVSFSDAPSTIFWTDYVATRWYRAPELCGSFFSRYTPAIDIWSIGCIFAEMLTGKPLFPGKNVVHQLDLITDLFGTPEPEAIAKIRNEKARRYLGNMRKKPPVPFSRKFPNVDPLALCLLERLLAFDPKCRLTAAEALADPYFNGMAKPELEPSIQPISKLEFEFERRRLSKDDVRELIYAEVLEYHPQMRQECQLDGDHQTTFMYPSGVDRFKLQFAHLEEHHGKGERRSPLQRQNISLPRERVSPTEQNNTENNIDFEREKDKSSYLLKSASISASRCVGVIPKEKSEVEETNPEVKNEAVDGLSRKIAVLQT from the exons ATGCTTCATCATCCGAATATTGTAGAGATAAAACATATTATGCTTCCTCCTTCACAACGAGAATTCAAAGATATATATCTTGTTTTTGAGTTGATGAAGTCTGATCTTCACCATGTAATTAAGGCAAACAATGATCTTTCTCCCAGGCAGCATAAGTTTTTTCTGTATCAGCTTCTTAGTGGCCTAAAATATATTCATGCAG CAAATGTCCTTCATCGAGATTTGAAGCCGAAAAACATACTTGCTAATGCTGACTGCAGGCTAAAGATATGTGATTTTGGACTTGCTCGTGTATCTTTTAGTGATGCGCCATCTACTATTTTTTGGACA GATTATGTTGCAACTCGATGGTATCGTGCTCCTGAACTCTGTGGATCATTTTTCTCGAGA taTACCCCTGCTATAGATATATGGAGTATCGGATGCATATTTGCAGAAATGCTTACGGGGAAACCATTGTTTCCTGGAAAAAATGTGGTTCACCAATTAGATCTAATTACCGATCTGTTTGGCACTCCTGAACCTGAGGCCATAGCAAAG ATCCGGAATGAGAAGGCAAGAAGGTACCTTGGAAACATGCGTAAAAAACCACCAGTTCCATTCTCACGAAAGTTTCCTAATGTTGACCCATTGGCACTTTGTTTACTGGAACGTCTCCTGGCATTTGATCCCAAATGTCGTCTAACAGCTGCGGAG GCACTTGCCGATCCTTACTTCAATGGTATGGCAAAACCAGAACTTGAACCTTCTATTCAACCAATTTCAAAACTTGAGTTTGAGTTTGAGCGGAGGAGgttatcaaaagatgatgttagAGAGTTGATTTATGCAGAG GTTTTAGAATATCATCCCCAGATGCGTCAGGAGTGTCAACTTGATGGAGATCATCAAACTACCTTTATGTATCCAAG TGGTGTTGATCGATTTAAGCTTCAGTTTGCCCATCTGGAAGAGCACCATGGTAAAGGTGAAAGAAGAAGTCCACTTCAAAGGCAGAATATTTCTTTACCTCG GGAGCGGGTTAGTCCTACTGAGCAGAACAACACTGAGAATAACATTGATTTTGAAAG GGAGAAAGATAAGAGTTCTTATCTCTTGAAAAGTGCTAGTATTAGTGCATCGAGGTGTGTTGGGGTAATACCAAAGGAGAAGTCTGAG GTGGAAGAAACGAATCCTGAAGTTAAAAATGAAGCAGTGGATGGCTTGTCTCGAAAGATCGCAGTCCTTCAGACTTAA
- the LOC120082540 gene encoding mitogen-activated protein kinase 9 isoform X2: MDRLNQGDKQSEFFTEYGEASRYQIQEVIGKGSYGVVGSAIDTQTGERVAIKKINDVFEHVSDAIRILREIKLLRMLHHPNIVEIKHIMLPPSQREFKDIYLVFELMKSDLHHVIKANNDLSPRQHKFFLYQLLSGLKYIHAANVLHRDLKPKNILANADCRLKICDFGLARVSFSDAPSTIFWTDYVATRWYRAPELCGSFFSRYTPAIDIWSIGCIFAEMLTGKPLFPGKNVVHQLDLITDLFGTPEPEAIAKIRNEKARRYLGNMRKKPPVPFSRKFPNVDPLALCLLERLLAFDPKCRLTAAEALADPYFNGMAKPELEPSIQPISKLEFEFERRRLSKDDVRELIYAEVLEYHPQMRQECQLDGDHQTTFMYPSGVDRFKLQFAHLEEHHGKGERRSPLQRQNISLPRERVSPTEQNNTENNIDFEREKDKSSYLLKSASISASRCVGVIPKEKSEVEETNPEVKNEAVDGLSRKIAVLQT; the protein is encoded by the exons ATGGATCGCCTCAATCAG GGTGATAAGCAATCAGAATTTTTCACAGAGTATGGAGAAGCAAGCCGATACCAAATTCAAGAAGTTATTGGGAAAGGAAGCTACGGAGTTGTTGGTTCTGCAATTGACACTCAGACTGGTGAAAGAGTTGCCATCAAGAAAATTAATGATGTGTTTGAGCATGTATCTGATGCCATACGTATCCTCAGAGAAATTAAGCTTCTTCGGATGCTTCATCATCCGAATATTGTAGAGATAAAACATATTATGCTTCCTCCTTCACAACGAGAATTCAAAGATATATATCTTGTTTTTGAGTTGATGAAGTCTGATCTTCACCATGTAATTAAGGCAAACAATGATCTTTCTCCCAGGCAGCATAAGTTTTTTCTGTATCAGCTTCTTAGTGGCCTAAAATATATTCATGCAG CAAATGTCCTTCATCGAGATTTGAAGCCGAAAAACATACTTGCTAATGCTGACTGCAGGCTAAAGATATGTGATTTTGGACTTGCTCGTGTATCTTTTAGTGATGCGCCATCTACTATTTTTTGGACA GATTATGTTGCAACTCGATGGTATCGTGCTCCTGAACTCTGTGGATCATTTTTCTCGAGA taTACCCCTGCTATAGATATATGGAGTATCGGATGCATATTTGCAGAAATGCTTACGGGGAAACCATTGTTTCCTGGAAAAAATGTGGTTCACCAATTAGATCTAATTACCGATCTGTTTGGCACTCCTGAACCTGAGGCCATAGCAAAG ATCCGGAATGAGAAGGCAAGAAGGTACCTTGGAAACATGCGTAAAAAACCACCAGTTCCATTCTCACGAAAGTTTCCTAATGTTGACCCATTGGCACTTTGTTTACTGGAACGTCTCCTGGCATTTGATCCCAAATGTCGTCTAACAGCTGCGGAG GCACTTGCCGATCCTTACTTCAATGGTATGGCAAAACCAGAACTTGAACCTTCTATTCAACCAATTTCAAAACTTGAGTTTGAGTTTGAGCGGAGGAGgttatcaaaagatgatgttagAGAGTTGATTTATGCAGAG GTTTTAGAATATCATCCCCAGATGCGTCAGGAGTGTCAACTTGATGGAGATCATCAAACTACCTTTATGTATCCAAG TGGTGTTGATCGATTTAAGCTTCAGTTTGCCCATCTGGAAGAGCACCATGGTAAAGGTGAAAGAAGAAGTCCACTTCAAAGGCAGAATATTTCTTTACCTCG GGAGCGGGTTAGTCCTACTGAGCAGAACAACACTGAGAATAACATTGATTTTGAAAG GGAGAAAGATAAGAGTTCTTATCTCTTGAAAAGTGCTAGTATTAGTGCATCGAGGTGTGTTGGGGTAATACCAAAGGAGAAGTCTGAG GTGGAAGAAACGAATCCTGAAGTTAAAAATGAAGCAGTGGATGGCTTGTCTCGAAAGATCGCAGTCCTTCAGACTTAA
- the LOC120082540 gene encoding mitogen-activated protein kinase 9 isoform X1 produces MDRLNQVLCSFFPIFPASNIWSTEFDGDKQSEFFTEYGEASRYQIQEVIGKGSYGVVGSAIDTQTGERVAIKKINDVFEHVSDAIRILREIKLLRMLHHPNIVEIKHIMLPPSQREFKDIYLVFELMKSDLHHVIKANNDLSPRQHKFFLYQLLSGLKYIHAANVLHRDLKPKNILANADCRLKICDFGLARVSFSDAPSTIFWTDYVATRWYRAPELCGSFFSRYTPAIDIWSIGCIFAEMLTGKPLFPGKNVVHQLDLITDLFGTPEPEAIAKIRNEKARRYLGNMRKKPPVPFSRKFPNVDPLALCLLERLLAFDPKCRLTAAEALADPYFNGMAKPELEPSIQPISKLEFEFERRRLSKDDVRELIYAEVLEYHPQMRQECQLDGDHQTTFMYPSGVDRFKLQFAHLEEHHGKGERRSPLQRQNISLPRERVSPTEQNNTENNIDFEREKDKSSYLLKSASISASRCVGVIPKEKSEVEETNPEVKNEAVDGLSRKIAVLQT; encoded by the exons ATGGATCGCCTCAATCAGGTTCTCTGTAGCTTCTTCCCCATCTTTCCTGCATCCAATATATGGTCAACTGAGTTTGAT GGTGATAAGCAATCAGAATTTTTCACAGAGTATGGAGAAGCAAGCCGATACCAAATTCAAGAAGTTATTGGGAAAGGAAGCTACGGAGTTGTTGGTTCTGCAATTGACACTCAGACTGGTGAAAGAGTTGCCATCAAGAAAATTAATGATGTGTTTGAGCATGTATCTGATGCCATACGTATCCTCAGAGAAATTAAGCTTCTTCGGATGCTTCATCATCCGAATATTGTAGAGATAAAACATATTATGCTTCCTCCTTCACAACGAGAATTCAAAGATATATATCTTGTTTTTGAGTTGATGAAGTCTGATCTTCACCATGTAATTAAGGCAAACAATGATCTTTCTCCCAGGCAGCATAAGTTTTTTCTGTATCAGCTTCTTAGTGGCCTAAAATATATTCATGCAG CAAATGTCCTTCATCGAGATTTGAAGCCGAAAAACATACTTGCTAATGCTGACTGCAGGCTAAAGATATGTGATTTTGGACTTGCTCGTGTATCTTTTAGTGATGCGCCATCTACTATTTTTTGGACA GATTATGTTGCAACTCGATGGTATCGTGCTCCTGAACTCTGTGGATCATTTTTCTCGAGA taTACCCCTGCTATAGATATATGGAGTATCGGATGCATATTTGCAGAAATGCTTACGGGGAAACCATTGTTTCCTGGAAAAAATGTGGTTCACCAATTAGATCTAATTACCGATCTGTTTGGCACTCCTGAACCTGAGGCCATAGCAAAG ATCCGGAATGAGAAGGCAAGAAGGTACCTTGGAAACATGCGTAAAAAACCACCAGTTCCATTCTCACGAAAGTTTCCTAATGTTGACCCATTGGCACTTTGTTTACTGGAACGTCTCCTGGCATTTGATCCCAAATGTCGTCTAACAGCTGCGGAG GCACTTGCCGATCCTTACTTCAATGGTATGGCAAAACCAGAACTTGAACCTTCTATTCAACCAATTTCAAAACTTGAGTTTGAGTTTGAGCGGAGGAGgttatcaaaagatgatgttagAGAGTTGATTTATGCAGAG GTTTTAGAATATCATCCCCAGATGCGTCAGGAGTGTCAACTTGATGGAGATCATCAAACTACCTTTATGTATCCAAG TGGTGTTGATCGATTTAAGCTTCAGTTTGCCCATCTGGAAGAGCACCATGGTAAAGGTGAAAGAAGAAGTCCACTTCAAAGGCAGAATATTTCTTTACCTCG GGAGCGGGTTAGTCCTACTGAGCAGAACAACACTGAGAATAACATTGATTTTGAAAG GGAGAAAGATAAGAGTTCTTATCTCTTGAAAAGTGCTAGTATTAGTGCATCGAGGTGTGTTGGGGTAATACCAAAGGAGAAGTCTGAG GTGGAAGAAACGAATCCTGAAGTTAAAAATGAAGCAGTGGATGGCTTGTCTCGAAAGATCGCAGTCCTTCAGACTTAA